From the Primulina tabacum isolate GXHZ01 chromosome 3, ASM2559414v2, whole genome shotgun sequence genome, one window contains:
- the LOC142539691 gene encoding KH domain-containing protein At4g18375-like isoform X1: MEGNRRKFMNKHSNPQFKRKGVPSGERRHDFPLERLSGNSDLLDTVYRILCYSKKIGSVIGKGGKIVKALREETQATITVTDSILGSDERVITICSPSDKPANIQKIKNGDTSGKGDDVMEPYCAAQDALLRVHDRIVKEDLGGVESSNRDDLVVTARLLVSNSTVGCLLGIKGDVIQRLRSETGADIRVSPADHLPVCANSNEELVQISGTPDIAKKALYEVSTRLHQNPRKDKPSLSFSSPYARQGFHPSGLEERNMLRSGDFSWSERNADVYNLSPMPWRGGHVTRPSKFEHEDFDGISTPLDQETLSEFSMKILCSAEKIGGVIGKGGLNVKLLERETGASVSVENVSKESDERVIRVFSLEALSDQRSQTIDAIIQLQNKTCQLSEKGTVTTRLLVPSSKVGCILGQGGSIINEMRRRTQADIRVLSKEDKPKCAFDDEELVQICGSFGVARDALTEISLRLRTRCLRDAAASVEPAPVRPIPRFDSARNLRGGLPRPTPIGAGSSGRYKHMTGGFRDHESPSYPAPPRASSYSVINEDNIIFGGRHDVEFGGRTRAKFHDPYFTGPDFGSLEQFNASRHIPDFGSSEQFNASRHMHQMHTYSAGPNTYPQSGAYQSYNSPHGVYSNFNSHMPYQNSNPPSVAYQNIHTQQGSYQNTSAEGSYYY, from the exons ATGGAAGGAAATAGGAGAAAATTTATGAACAAACATTCTAATCCACAGTTCAAAAGAAAGGGTGTTCCCAGTGGGGAGAGACGTCATGATTTTCCTCTTGAACGATTATCTGGAAATTCTGATTTATTGGACACTGTCTATCGAATTCTTTGTTATTCAAAAAAGATTGGCAGTGTTATTGGTAAAGGTGGTAAAATAGTGAAAGCCCTCAGGGAAGAGACTCAAGCAACAATTACAGTTACTGATTCTATTCTAGGGTCTGATGAAAGGGTAATAACCATTTGCAGTCCTTCAGATAAACCCGCAAAtatacagaaaataaaaaatggcGACACTTCCGGGAAAGGAGATGATGTTATGGAACCATATTGTGCAGCCCAGGATGCCCTCCTAAGAGTTCATGACAGAATTGTCAAGGAAGACCTTGGTGGAGTAGAAAGCAGCAATAGAGATGACCTTGTGGTCACTGCTAGGCTTCTTGTGTCTAACAGTACTGTTGGATGCCTGTTAGGAATAAAAGGAGACGTCATCCAAAGATTACGCAGTGAAACTGGTGCAGATATACGTGTTTCTCCTGCAGATCATCTCCCAGTATGTGCTAATAGCAATGAAGAATTGGTTCAG ATATCAGGTACACCTGACATAGCAAAGAAAGCTCTGTATGAAGTATCAACTCGTTTGCACCAGAATCCACGCAAGGATAAGCCTTCTTTGAGTTTTTCGAGTCCCTATGCTCGTCAAGGATTTCACCCTTCTGGTCTCGAAGAGAGAAATATGCTTCGTTCGGGAGATTTCTCTTGGTCAGAACGTAATGCTGATGTTTATAATTTGTCACCTATGCCATGGAGGGGAGGACATGTGACCAGGCCATCTAAATTTGAACATGAAGATTTTGATGGTATTAGCACTCCACTTGATCAAGAAACACTAAGTGAGTTCAGTATGAAAATTCTCTGCTCGGCTGAAAAGATTGGTGGTGTGATCGGAAAGGGAggattaaatgttaaattattggAACGGGAAACTGGAGCTAGTGTCTCTGTTGAAAATGTGTCTAAAGAGTCTGATGAAAGAGTTATTCGTGTTTTCTCGCTTGAG GCTCTTTCGGATCAAAGATCTCAGACTATTGACGCCATTATCCAGCTTCAAAATAAGACCTGCCAATTGTCTGAGAAGGGAACCGTCACCACAAGGCTTCTTGTTCCATCAAGTAAGGTTGGCTGCATTCTTGGACAAGGAGGTAGTATTATCAATGAGATGAGGAGGAGAACTCAAGCAGATATACGTGTTctttccaaggaagataagcCTAAATGTGCATTTGATGATGAAGAGCTTGTGCAG ATATGTGGAAGTTTTGGGGTTGCTAGAGATGCCTTAACAGAGATATCATTAAGACTTAGAACCAGATGTCTTCGTGATGCAGCTGCTTCAGTGGAACCTGCTCCTGTGAGACCGATCCCAAGATTCGATTCTGCCAGAAATCTACGTGGCGGCCTCCCTCGACCAACCCCCATCGGAGCTGGAAGTTCTGGAAGATACAAGCATATGACG GGTGGTTTTCGTGACCATGAATCTCCAAGTTATCCTGCTCCTCCACGGGCTTCTAG TTACTCTGTTATCAACGAGGACAATATCATTTTTGGAGGGAGGCATGATGTTGAG TTTGGTGGGAGGACAAGAGCGAAGTTCCATGACCCATATTTTACCGGTCCTGATTTTGGCAGCCTGGAACAATTTAATGCTTCACGACATATTCCTGATTTTGGCAGTTCGGAACAATTTAATGCTTCACGACATATGCATCAGATGCACACATATTCTGCTGGACCAAATACCTATCCTCAATCAGGAGCCTATCAGAGCTATAACTCTCCTCATGGTGtgtattcaaattttaattctcaCATGCCATATCAGAACTCAAATCCTCCATCAGTTGCCTACCAAAACATCCATACACAGCAAGGTTCATACCAGAACACAAGTGCAGAAGGTTCTTACTATTATTAA
- the LOC142539691 gene encoding KH domain-containing protein At4g18375-like isoform X2, with product MEGNRRKFMNKHSNPQFKRKGVPSGERRHDFPLERLSGNSDLLDTVYRILCYSKKIGSVIGKGGKIVKALREETQATITVTDSILGSDERVITICSPSDKPANIQKIKNGDTSGKGDDVMEPYCAAQDALLRVHDRIVKEDLGGVESSNRDDLVVTARLLVSNSTVGCLLGIKGDVIQRLRSETGADIRVSPADHLPVCANSNEELVQISGTPDIAKKALYEVSTRLHQNPRKDKPSLSFSSPYARQGFHPSGLEERNMLRSGDFSWSERNADVYNLSPMPWRGGHVTRPSKFEHEDFDGISTPLDQETLSEFSMKILCSAEKIGGVIGKGGLNVKLLERETGASVSVENVSKESDERVIRVFSLEALSDQRSQTIDAIIQLQNKTCQLSEKGTVTTRLLVPSSKVGCILGQGGSIINEMRRRTQADIRVLSKEDKPKCAFDDEELVQICGSFGVARDALTEISLRLRTRCLRDAAASVEPAPVRPIPRFDSARNLRGGLPRPTPIGAGSSGRYKHMTGGFRDHESPSYPAPPRASSYSVINEDNIIFGGRHDVEFGGRTRAKFHDPYFTGPDFGSSEQFNASRHMHQMHTYSAGPNTYPQSGAYQSYNSPHGVYSNFNSHMPYQNSNPPSVAYQNIHTQQGSYQNTSAEGSYYY from the exons ATGGAAGGAAATAGGAGAAAATTTATGAACAAACATTCTAATCCACAGTTCAAAAGAAAGGGTGTTCCCAGTGGGGAGAGACGTCATGATTTTCCTCTTGAACGATTATCTGGAAATTCTGATTTATTGGACACTGTCTATCGAATTCTTTGTTATTCAAAAAAGATTGGCAGTGTTATTGGTAAAGGTGGTAAAATAGTGAAAGCCCTCAGGGAAGAGACTCAAGCAACAATTACAGTTACTGATTCTATTCTAGGGTCTGATGAAAGGGTAATAACCATTTGCAGTCCTTCAGATAAACCCGCAAAtatacagaaaataaaaaatggcGACACTTCCGGGAAAGGAGATGATGTTATGGAACCATATTGTGCAGCCCAGGATGCCCTCCTAAGAGTTCATGACAGAATTGTCAAGGAAGACCTTGGTGGAGTAGAAAGCAGCAATAGAGATGACCTTGTGGTCACTGCTAGGCTTCTTGTGTCTAACAGTACTGTTGGATGCCTGTTAGGAATAAAAGGAGACGTCATCCAAAGATTACGCAGTGAAACTGGTGCAGATATACGTGTTTCTCCTGCAGATCATCTCCCAGTATGTGCTAATAGCAATGAAGAATTGGTTCAG ATATCAGGTACACCTGACATAGCAAAGAAAGCTCTGTATGAAGTATCAACTCGTTTGCACCAGAATCCACGCAAGGATAAGCCTTCTTTGAGTTTTTCGAGTCCCTATGCTCGTCAAGGATTTCACCCTTCTGGTCTCGAAGAGAGAAATATGCTTCGTTCGGGAGATTTCTCTTGGTCAGAACGTAATGCTGATGTTTATAATTTGTCACCTATGCCATGGAGGGGAGGACATGTGACCAGGCCATCTAAATTTGAACATGAAGATTTTGATGGTATTAGCACTCCACTTGATCAAGAAACACTAAGTGAGTTCAGTATGAAAATTCTCTGCTCGGCTGAAAAGATTGGTGGTGTGATCGGAAAGGGAggattaaatgttaaattattggAACGGGAAACTGGAGCTAGTGTCTCTGTTGAAAATGTGTCTAAAGAGTCTGATGAAAGAGTTATTCGTGTTTTCTCGCTTGAG GCTCTTTCGGATCAAAGATCTCAGACTATTGACGCCATTATCCAGCTTCAAAATAAGACCTGCCAATTGTCTGAGAAGGGAACCGTCACCACAAGGCTTCTTGTTCCATCAAGTAAGGTTGGCTGCATTCTTGGACAAGGAGGTAGTATTATCAATGAGATGAGGAGGAGAACTCAAGCAGATATACGTGTTctttccaaggaagataagcCTAAATGTGCATTTGATGATGAAGAGCTTGTGCAG ATATGTGGAAGTTTTGGGGTTGCTAGAGATGCCTTAACAGAGATATCATTAAGACTTAGAACCAGATGTCTTCGTGATGCAGCTGCTTCAGTGGAACCTGCTCCTGTGAGACCGATCCCAAGATTCGATTCTGCCAGAAATCTACGTGGCGGCCTCCCTCGACCAACCCCCATCGGAGCTGGAAGTTCTGGAAGATACAAGCATATGACG GGTGGTTTTCGTGACCATGAATCTCCAAGTTATCCTGCTCCTCCACGGGCTTCTAG TTACTCTGTTATCAACGAGGACAATATCATTTTTGGAGGGAGGCATGATGTTGAG TTTGGTGGGAGGACAAGAGCGAAGTTCCATGACCCATATTTTACCGG TCCTGATTTTGGCAGTTCGGAACAATTTAATGCTTCACGACATATGCATCAGATGCACACATATTCTGCTGGACCAAATACCTATCCTCAATCAGGAGCCTATCAGAGCTATAACTCTCCTCATGGTGtgtattcaaattttaattctcaCATGCCATATCAGAACTCAAATCCTCCATCAGTTGCCTACCAAAACATCCATACACAGCAAGGTTCATACCAGAACACAAGTGCAGAAGGTTCTTACTATTATTAA
- the LOC142539691 gene encoding KH domain-containing protein At4g18375-like isoform X3, whose amino-acid sequence MEGNRRKFMNKHSNPQFKRKGVPSGERRHDFPLERLSGNSDLLDTVYRILCYSKKIGSVIGKGGKIVKALREETQATITVTDSILGSDERVITICSPSDKPANIQKIKNGDTSGKGDDVMEPYCAAQDALLRVHDRIVKEDLGGVESSNRDDLVVTARLLVSNSTVGCLLGIKGDVIQRLRSETGADIRVSPADHLPVCANSNEELVQISGTPDIAKKALYEVSTRLHQNPRKDKPSLSFSSPYARQGFHPSGLEERNMLRSGDFSWSERNADVYNLSPMPWRGGHVTRPSKFEHEDFDGISTPLDQETLSEFSMKILCSAEKIGGVIGKGGLNVKLLERETGASVSVENVSKESDERVIRVFSLEALSDQRSQTIDAIIQLQNKTCQLSEKGTVTTRLLVPSSKVGCILGQGGSIINEMRRRTQADIRVLSKEDKPKCAFDDEELVQICGSFGVARDALTEISLRLRTRCLRDAAASVEPAPVRPIPRFDSARNLRGGLPRPTPIGAGSSGRYKHMTFGGRTRAKFHDPYFTGPDFGSLEQFNASRHIPDFGSSEQFNASRHMHQMHTYSAGPNTYPQSGAYQSYNSPHGVYSNFNSHMPYQNSNPPSVAYQNIHTQQGSYQNTSAEGSYYY is encoded by the exons ATGGAAGGAAATAGGAGAAAATTTATGAACAAACATTCTAATCCACAGTTCAAAAGAAAGGGTGTTCCCAGTGGGGAGAGACGTCATGATTTTCCTCTTGAACGATTATCTGGAAATTCTGATTTATTGGACACTGTCTATCGAATTCTTTGTTATTCAAAAAAGATTGGCAGTGTTATTGGTAAAGGTGGTAAAATAGTGAAAGCCCTCAGGGAAGAGACTCAAGCAACAATTACAGTTACTGATTCTATTCTAGGGTCTGATGAAAGGGTAATAACCATTTGCAGTCCTTCAGATAAACCCGCAAAtatacagaaaataaaaaatggcGACACTTCCGGGAAAGGAGATGATGTTATGGAACCATATTGTGCAGCCCAGGATGCCCTCCTAAGAGTTCATGACAGAATTGTCAAGGAAGACCTTGGTGGAGTAGAAAGCAGCAATAGAGATGACCTTGTGGTCACTGCTAGGCTTCTTGTGTCTAACAGTACTGTTGGATGCCTGTTAGGAATAAAAGGAGACGTCATCCAAAGATTACGCAGTGAAACTGGTGCAGATATACGTGTTTCTCCTGCAGATCATCTCCCAGTATGTGCTAATAGCAATGAAGAATTGGTTCAG ATATCAGGTACACCTGACATAGCAAAGAAAGCTCTGTATGAAGTATCAACTCGTTTGCACCAGAATCCACGCAAGGATAAGCCTTCTTTGAGTTTTTCGAGTCCCTATGCTCGTCAAGGATTTCACCCTTCTGGTCTCGAAGAGAGAAATATGCTTCGTTCGGGAGATTTCTCTTGGTCAGAACGTAATGCTGATGTTTATAATTTGTCACCTATGCCATGGAGGGGAGGACATGTGACCAGGCCATCTAAATTTGAACATGAAGATTTTGATGGTATTAGCACTCCACTTGATCAAGAAACACTAAGTGAGTTCAGTATGAAAATTCTCTGCTCGGCTGAAAAGATTGGTGGTGTGATCGGAAAGGGAggattaaatgttaaattattggAACGGGAAACTGGAGCTAGTGTCTCTGTTGAAAATGTGTCTAAAGAGTCTGATGAAAGAGTTATTCGTGTTTTCTCGCTTGAG GCTCTTTCGGATCAAAGATCTCAGACTATTGACGCCATTATCCAGCTTCAAAATAAGACCTGCCAATTGTCTGAGAAGGGAACCGTCACCACAAGGCTTCTTGTTCCATCAAGTAAGGTTGGCTGCATTCTTGGACAAGGAGGTAGTATTATCAATGAGATGAGGAGGAGAACTCAAGCAGATATACGTGTTctttccaaggaagataagcCTAAATGTGCATTTGATGATGAAGAGCTTGTGCAG ATATGTGGAAGTTTTGGGGTTGCTAGAGATGCCTTAACAGAGATATCATTAAGACTTAGAACCAGATGTCTTCGTGATGCAGCTGCTTCAGTGGAACCTGCTCCTGTGAGACCGATCCCAAGATTCGATTCTGCCAGAAATCTACGTGGCGGCCTCCCTCGACCAACCCCCATCGGAGCTGGAAGTTCTGGAAGATACAAGCATATGACG TTTGGTGGGAGGACAAGAGCGAAGTTCCATGACCCATATTTTACCGGTCCTGATTTTGGCAGCCTGGAACAATTTAATGCTTCACGACATATTCCTGATTTTGGCAGTTCGGAACAATTTAATGCTTCACGACATATGCATCAGATGCACACATATTCTGCTGGACCAAATACCTATCCTCAATCAGGAGCCTATCAGAGCTATAACTCTCCTCATGGTGtgtattcaaattttaattctcaCATGCCATATCAGAACTCAAATCCTCCATCAGTTGCCTACCAAAACATCCATACACAGCAAGGTTCATACCAGAACACAAGTGCAGAAGGTTCTTACTATTATTAA